A genomic stretch from Vanrija pseudolonga chromosome 6, complete sequence includes:
- the PH0854_2 gene encoding RutC family protein has product MPKPSQCTLTTGAPAPLPGIYSQAVRAGNLLYTSGSVGMTPEGKMVEGTVQDRTRQVIANLEAILKASGMGLENVVKANIYLSNLSRDFEAVNEVYKEMLPEPKPARTCVGVAELPAGGTDVEIEFVAYDGN; this is encoded by the exons ATGCCCAAGCCATCCCAGTGCACGCTCACCACcggcgcccccgcccccctccccgGAATC TACTCGcaggccgtgcgcgccggcaaCCTCCTCTACACCTCGGGCAGCGTGGGCATGACGCCCGAGGGCAAGATGGTCGAGGGGACCGTGCAGGACCGCACGCGCCAGGTGATTGCCAACCTCGAGGCGATCCTCAAGGCGAGCGGCATGGGCCTCGAGAACGTCGTCAAGGCCAACATCTACCTCAGCAACCTCAGCCGCGACTTTGAGGCCGTCAACGAG gTCTACAAGGAGATGCTgcccgagcccaagcccgcgcgcacctgcgtcggcgtcgccgagcttcCTGCGGGCggcaccgacgtcgagatcgAGTTTGTCGCCTACGATGGCAACTAG